Within the Aythya fuligula isolate bAytFul2 chromosome 19, bAytFul2.pri, whole genome shotgun sequence genome, the region TCAgccttttccctttgctttgggATTTTATGGGGTGAGGGGGGTATTTGAGCAGTTACTCAGTGCTCACATCCTGCTCGCACAGTGCTGCGTGTCCCATGGGGAAGGGTGGCGCAGGGGGAAGTGTGTGGCCCAGGCAGGGCGAGTGGTGCTGGGTGCTGACCCTGAGGGTGCAAATCGCTGGTTTTGTCCTGTGAATTAAGGACCCATCCCTGTGTCACAGAAAAACTGCGTCAAGTCACAGCCTGGCTCATCTCTAATGCCTGGTGCCACTTCCTGAGGCTGCTCCGAACACAGTTAGGGCCGATGGGCAGTGTTGGTCGAAGAACAGCTTGGGCTGAGTGTGCtttggaggagggaaaggaTTTCTCCGCCCAGCCCTCCTTGTTCCTGTGGTACTGGCTTTGCAAGTTTTCCCAAGCAGCAGGCGGCTCTGACGCACCTGGCTCAGGGAGGAGCCGGCCCCCACTCAGCACCCGGGCAGGGGCACTGAGGGAACAGGGCTGAGGTTTGGGTTGCTCCTTGCCATGCATGGAAActgctcccagcctctgctcGGATCACTGTTCTTTGTTGGGATGAACCAAACCATGGCTTGGCCACGCTGCTGCTTTGTCTTTTGTGACAGAATAAGATAAATGTGTGTGACTGCAAAACATTCAGTGCATGGACGGAGAGGCAGCTGGTGAAATCTGAAGGCTGCAGAGCCACAGAGGTGGCTTTGGCAGCCCGGCCGGATGGGGCAGGGCTCCCAGGCTGTTGCCTCTGGCATGTTTGTTCAGTTTAACGAGTGCTAATTCCTCTCTGGATTTCGTCCCTGGCTCCCAGCTGACTCCTTCCATCCTTTCCCAGGCCATGAGCAGTAGCAGTATGAGTGCTGTCCATGGCACCGTGTCACCCTGCGGGGGCAGACTGATCCACAGGGGTGTTGTGTGCTGAGGGTGGTGCTGATAGCTCTGGCTCTGACTGCCCTGGGGGGTTTGGGCAGGGGCAGCCTGATCTGTGCTCACTACTTGCTTCTCTCCCAGGCTCTCAAGAAATTCTCATTGACGAGAAAACTGTCAGCCCCCACCTGAGCCTGTCAGAAGACAAGAAAACCCTGACCTTCAGCCCcaagaaagcaaagctggaCTTGGACTGCCCCGACCGATTTGACCACTGGCCCAACGCTTTGGCTACTGCAGCTTTCCAGACAGGGCTCCACGCATGGAAGATCAGCGTGGAGAAGAGCTGCGCCTACAAGCTGGGGGTTTGCTACGGCTCGCTGCCACGGAAGGGGTCTGGCAACGAGGTCCGCCTGGGCTTCAACACTGCCTCCTGGGTCTTCTCGCGCTACGACAAGGAGTTCAGGTTCTTGCACGCAGGTCAGCCCCAGCCTGTGGAGCTGATCAAGTCCCCGGCTGAGATCGGCGTGCTGGTTGACTTTGCAGGAGGGGAGGTGCTCTTCTACGACCCCGACTCCTGTGCCATCCTCTTCTCCCACAGGGAGACCTTTGCGGCACCGCTCTATCCCGTCTTTGCAGTGGCACACCACAGCATCTCGCTTGTCCAGTGAGCGAAGCGTTGCGCTCGCCGGCGGGGCATGAATAGGTGATTGTATGTGCAGGGATTGTATATACAACACACAGTGCCTTCAGGTGGGGAAGGGTGCCCAGGCTGGGCTACCAGCTCACGCACAGTGGTCAGAAAAGACCTGCCTTCAACCTGCCTGTTCTCTTGTTTTACAAcagctttcttctcctccttcaggCTACCCCATACCTGATGTGTGCCCTCTGGGACCCCACTATTACCTTGTAGCAGGGACTTTTGGGGGAAAACCAGCATCAGTTCCACTGTTCCTCTCCACCCAGTGCCAGCCTTCCCGAGCACTGGGGGATGCCACGGGTGCATGCAGGTGTGCAAGCCGATGGCCCTGAGCATTGCAGCTCAGCCACAACCCCCTCTCTGCTGGGAGCagactgtgctgctgctgtaacgtgctgctgctggcactgcctgggCCAAAGGCTTTTGTGATCTCCCCTTAgcttcagtgctgctggctgggctgcagggctggatgAGGAGCTGGGTGGTGCAGAGCTCCTGCTCTGCAACTGGTTCCTGCTGAGCCCAGCTCTGGGTGGGGGGACCTTGGTCCCAACACTGCATTTTGCTCAGTGTGGAGCTAGGAGTGCAAGTGGGAGGGAGCCAAATTGtgaaagcagctgtgctgcagcatgggGTCAGCGTAATGCCTGGCTCTGCCAGCCCTTTTCAGGTGAATCATTTAATTCCTCTGCAGAACAAGGGCTTCTTTCCAACCCTGGCAGGGGGAGGTGCACAGGCAGGGGGCAATTCATGTTGCAGGAATGAAAAACCTTTAGTAAAGGTTTAAATTTGATGGtggggttaaaaaataaaaataaaaatagggaaTAAGATAAGTATGGAGAAACAACAGGGAGGAGGCGCATAGCAAGGGATGCTGTTGGGGACACACTTGAAGGAGACTCCGTGCTGCAGGAAGGATGCCACCAGGTGGGGCTGtcacccatgggggacccgcATTGGAGCAGAGACACTCCAAAGGGACTGTGGCCCATGGAGGCTCCCatgccagagcagagcagtaGAAAGTAACCCTTAGCACTGACCGAAACTGAGCTGCTTGTTGCTCACCACAGGGATAGGGAAGGCTGTGTGTAATGCAGTGAAAACGGGTGTTGCTATTAGGAGGGGAGAGAGGTGTTGGACTGACATTGCTGCTGggtgaaggggaaggaaggtgtTTTCTTGGTGTTTAAAATTTGTCATCCATTTCTCAATACccaaattaataattaaaagtttgttttttgccAAAACGTTAAACTAAGGAGACATCCCCAACTCCTGACTGCTTtgcctgcaggagggctgtgaCTGCCTCCTGCCATGGCTccaggggaggggaggtgcTGGTGAGGTGGCAAACCTGAGGTCCACCGGGGTGTGGAGGGTCAGTGCCTGCTGGGtgctctctgctggctgccagtCACCAGGACAGGAGTACCCACAGCTCTGTGTGAGCAGGGAGTGACTGAGAAGGGACAAATCTTGATGTCTGCCTCCATCCCTCTGGACACAATTGGACAGGAAGGACTCTGGGTGAAATGCATCCTGTGCTGCTCCCAATCCagtccccagctccagcaggggaAGACACCACCACTGACCCTCTCCCATACAGCATTTTGAAAGAACACAGCAGGAATGCTGAGCGTGCCAAGTTTACTTTATTGTATTAATGACACTATTGCTCTGCGGGCACTGCTTCTCCCTGCGCTcagaagtgtttgtttcttttccttgtccCAAGCTGCAGCAAGAAATCACAGCGATGAGTGGCTCACTACTCAGCAGCGGCACTGGTCCTTCCCCAAAACGCAGCTGTTACAGCTACCCCTTCTCGATGAGGGCCAGCAGGTGGCTCAGCGTGGGCAGGACATGCCCTGGGGGCACCTCTGGGTGCCCACCCTGCCCGGCGGTGCGGAGCAGAAAGCTGTGCATGCCCACCTCTCGGGCAGCCCTGTAATCCCTGGCGTAGTCGTCCCCGATGTGAGCTGCCTGCTCGGGCAGGACCCCGCCGAGGCGCAGGGCTTCCTCAAAGATCCTCCTGTCTGGCTTGGTGAAGCCCACGGCCTCCGAGGTGAGCACGAACTCAAAGTGTCGCCGCAGGTCGCACTGCGCCAGGATGTCCTCCAGCCGGTTGTCAAAGTTGGAGACCACCCCCATGCGCAGGCCGTGCTGGCAGCACCGGCTCAAGGTCTCAGCGGCtccgggcagcagctcccagttgCGTGCGCTGCAGAAGTCCCGGTAAAGGTTTTCGGCCATCAGTGCGAGGACGCTGTCTTCGCGCACACCCGCGAGCCTGAAGGTTTGCTGCACCACGTCCAGCCACCACTGCTTGGAGCTCAGGCCCTGGCCTTGGCTGTAGTTGGGGAAGCGCCTGCTCTGCGCGCCGTAGGCCTCCCGGAACGCCTCGCTGAGCGCCTGCGGCTGCACCCGCAGCCCGTGAGCCTGGGCCTCGGCGCTGTAGCTCTGCCCCACGGGCTGCCGGAGCCGCAGCAGCGTGTCCTTCACGTCCCAGGTCAGCAGGCGCAGCCGGAGCAtggccccgctgccggcccggGCTCAGGGCACCGCGCACACACACagcgggggcgggcggggagcggctCCTGCCCGCATCGCCCGacgaggcgggggggggggggggagaagcgCGGTCCCGGGGCAGCAGCGGCAGGGCCGAGCTGCGCTGCGGGGGGAGGCCGGGCCCGCACCGATCTCCTCCGGGAGCCCGGCCCCGGTCCCCCCCcggcgccgcccgccgcgctcaggcccgccccgccgccgcctcctccttcATCCAGCGCAGCAGCTGCGGCGCGAAGTACGTGATGATGGCGTCGGCCCCTGAGGGaggagcagcggggctggggctggagccggAGCCCGCCCGGTTCCCGCCCCCCCCCTTCCCATCCCGGCCGCTTCTCACTCACCTGCGCGCCTGAAGGCGGCCATCGCCTCCATCACCGCCGCCTTGAGGCTGAAGGCTCCAGCCTGGGCGCCGTGCCACAGCATGGCGAACTCCCCCGAGACGTGGTACACCGCCAGCGGGTGGGCGGCGTGCTGCGGGCCGCGAGGTGAGCGGGGGGCACCCAGCGGGGTCCCCTCGGCCACCCTGAGCACCCCACCATCACGCCAAGTCGCAGCCCCTCTGGTTTTGAAGTGATGCTGCTGgacacccccccacacacccacTTCCTCGGGGGGttccctgtccctgcagggagCCCGCGGGGCTTACTCGGTTCTTGACGTCCCGCACCAGGTCCAGGTAGGGCATCCCCGGCTTCACCATCAGCATGTCTGCCCCCTCACGCACGTCCCGGTCCTGTGAGGAGAGCACGCTCGCGAtccctgcagctcacagcactTGTCCAGCAAGCGCCCCGTTGGTTTTCCCAGCAGTTTTGAGCTGGGGTTTGCTTTTCCCAGGGATGCAGAAGGGTTGGGTGAGCCCCCAAAGGCCACaggagcccatggaggagcTGGCACTGTCCTTGCCAGCTGCTTGGTGAAAGCCAGGGCTGTGTGTTCCTTGTCCAGGGACATGTCCTTGTGCCCCCAAGCCCCAGCAGGGAACAGCACACCCAGCTCCACGGCCCCGAACACGCAGTCCTCGGGCCCCTGCCATTCACCAGCTCTCACTTGTAGAAGGCAAAGACCCTCAGCCCTTTTGGCTGGCGTGCctcccccctcctgcctccagcttgTCCCAAGCccctctgcagtgctgggtgtAAGGTTTCTTGCCTGGGCGCTGTGTGAGGGGTTTCCAGTCCCCACAGCGACAGAACTGTGAGGTTTGACTCACCACAGCTCGCAGCCCCAGGCCCCTGGCGCCCGGTGGCAGCTGGTAGCATCGCCGGTCTCCGAAGGCAGGTTTGGATTGTGCAGCATCCCTGGGAAcaaggcagagggcagggattGGAACCAGCACGGCTCCTTCTGCCTCTCACCCTGCACCGCTTCGTgtgtgaggacaggctgagaagACGGCCAGAGCAGCTGCCCCTTCTTCCCCATCCACAGCAGGATGTGGGAACAGCTCCAGCaagtgcaggagctgtgcttccaCACCTAGAGGGCTGGGGTGAAGTTACTtcagacattttccttttgctcttttctggGCCAGGTCCCTCAGGGATTCTCTTGGGGTCATGCCTTTCTTGGGATGTCTACTAGCTGGATGAGCTGAGGCTTGTCCTGAAATGCACCCTTTGGTGCAACACTGGCTCCTGTGACTCCCTGCTCCTGTGActtgctgctcctggcagctgtaGGCAGCCCCCTCTGCCTGCCAGGATGGGCAGATGGAGGGGTGGGACAGGAGATCACCCAGGAATTCACCCAGCACTTTCCCACCAGCAGGCCTCTCCTGGGCAAGGTACGTTTGTTCCTTCTTTCACCAAGGAAATATGAAGAAGGTGCTCCAAAGCACACAGGTAAGCTCCAGCCCTGGCTCTGGCTGAGCCCCATTCCCAGGTGATGAGCTGGGACACACCTGgccagcctggtgctggctggggacaTTCCCTGCAGAGCCTCACCTGAAGGGACCGTAGAAGCATGAAGCAAATTTGGCGCTGTAGCTCATCACCGAGACCTGCAGAGAACGGAACCATGAGGGCCAGAAGCTCTGTGCTGCaccccagctctggggcagtAGCGATTCCCTCCTACAGCTGCTTTATACTCTGCCCCAcatcctccttcccctgccacaGGCCTGGCACCTTGCTTGCCCGTGTGTCTGGCTGAGGACCTTCCCTTCCTGCATGCAGTGGGGCAGGAAAACGCCTGCAGCATGTCACGAGCAAGGTGGGGGTTCACTTCTTCCACCCTCTGCCCAGGTTACTTCGTGGTGCGGCCCCCTGTTGGTGCTGCTCCTGACAGGCCCCACACTCACCTTGTTGCCCATGTCACTGGAGATCAGTGCCTGCTTTATGGCCGCGATGCGCCCATCCATCATGTCCGAGGGGGCAACGATGTGGCAGCCTGCGGGGAAAGGCCGGAGATA harbors:
- the ALAD gene encoding delta-aminolevulinic acid dehydratase, whose translation is MQADSLLHSGYFHPVLRSWQCTASTFDASNLIYPIFVTDSPDAVEPIASLPGQARYGVNKLEGMLRPLVEDGLKCVLIFGVPSKVPKDERGSAADAEDTSAIQAIKKIRSTFPELLIACDVCLCPYTSHGHCGILREDGTIQNELSCQRLAEVALAYAKAGCHIVAPSDMMDGRIAAIKQALISSDMGNKVSVMSYSAKFASCFYGPFRDAAQSKPAFGDRRCYQLPPGARGLGLRAVDRDVREGADMLMVKPGMPYLDLVRDVKNRHAAHPLAVYHVSGEFAMLWHGAQAGAFSLKAAVMEAMAAFRRAGADAIITYFAPQLLRWMKEEAAAGRA
- the HDHD3 gene encoding haloacid dehalogenase-like hydrolase domain-containing protein 3; translated protein: MLRLRLLTWDVKDTLLRLRQPVGQSYSAEAQAHGLRVQPQALSEAFREAYGAQSRRFPNYSQGQGLSSKQWWLDVVQQTFRLAGVREDSVLALMAENLYRDFCSARNWELLPGAAETLSRCCQHGLRMGVVSNFDNRLEDILAQCDLRRHFEFVLTSEAVGFTKPDRRIFEEALRLGGVLPEQAAHIGDDYARDYRAAREVGMHSFLLRTAGQGGHPEVPPGHVLPTLSHLLALIEKG